A DNA window from Pleuronectes platessa chromosome 19, fPlePla1.1, whole genome shotgun sequence contains the following coding sequences:
- the ajm1 gene encoding apical junction component 1 homolog, giving the protein MTRTDPPDILLSTVHRDIEVIPISSHFESLQCDAINFSTLEDSKSNINKRHCYTFDCKSLDFPKSHKYSMESPYRKADKHAANQDVAWNALGQQQRYRFSAPDIFSNRLTSQPMAADIASELVVSEQKRRTRSKSAPRVQTSLTPVSFEGCSSSGRKGRESLRAARDSRWRPEVSPRRESSYAATRGHMHEVHPIKLQPQMGDSSGYSPHFAADNSEDGVLDKPATSPHVRCRVDIKPDDAALHHSGPKQCKSQVDIQWQRHHSGASRSLTVPRHFSYSRTPTPTDSLGTESRQMYPYSRSLPNSYLQPMETHSQRMPSSSDYYGRERRAHSSPNVPTKFFYADNPGRYVTTVPPQPSSYFQDERYTPGQTYTPKVQYVQDPRTRTLHAVATRPYYPEMESYPYSVKTGYPKPYTANEPGSYIIQTPPTRIFYGDDPRSYQVQTAPPRFYYSSDMYTNPPEHHIPARAYYTEGRRHARVIQAQTDDWYGSDASGYSTNPASYVSQVTPTRVRQEPVLAPWYTSPCGETQRIGTDSKSYSRSWDNILNYHVEKEQPLPVQRGQSYEDLLDSRKPAEATGDKPQPVVVNLSSSPRRYAALSMSDNSLVDKSPTEISKGSTSKLWFVTPEITITDNDIRTGNLNKAEGRSTRWDILDSRSTKGQELSPCDFESSTKEKTHDNASLQQSLEQLDELLADLVTDYKPPSRRASEDILDQLKKLIDEEEAVSLSRKSSRAGTEEPAPLDKQPTSIKIHPDPFQEMDGASDAMKSADECSPDQSPDEDDTMMCSNNRCRRTETLFNACLYFKSCHSCYTYYCSRNCRREDWDIHKESCLYGRIGSTCRHIIKHCRETVEVHKAFSRIAKVGYLSRGRGVLFLGFPNPASSSNFLQYGLDSLLMSPTYLSLRELDSFKDNLGEYCKELQQAGKEYDPNECFILNVSIAVGDILADGPSPRNQAPTVRKYAKVALASFSPERTVNKKESDMETLILTPPPGTADIDKDGEEGRKAREICFINIQRELRIRGVFLRHEYPQVYQQLCEFVERNRRFTPTTIYPIDKRTGKQFLCMIMAGSEPRTLDWVGAPHLLDDII; this is encoded by the coding sequence ATGACACGTACAGACCCACCTGACATACTCCTATCAACTGTGCATCGAGATATTGAAGTGATTCCCATTTCTTCCCACTTCGAGTCCTTGCAATGTGATGCTATAAATTTCAGCACACTGGAGGACAGTAAGagtaacatcaataaaaggCACTGCTATACCTTTGACTGTAAGTCATTGGATTTCCCAAAATCACACAAATATTCAATGGAGTCCCCATACAGGAAGGCTGACAAGCATGCAGCCAACCAAGATGTTGCGTGGAATGCTTTGGGCCAGCAACAGAGATACCGCTTTTCTGCTCCAGACATTTTTAGCAATAGGTTAACTTCTCAACCAATGGCTGCTGATATAGCCAGTGAGTTAGTTGTCTCTGAACAAAAAAGAAGGACCAGGTCAAAGAGTGCCCCCCGGGTCCAGACCAGTCTCACTCCTGTGTCTTTTGAAGGGTGCTCATCTTCAGGGAGAAAGGGTAGAGAATCCCTAAGGGCTGCAAGAGACTCTCGCTGGAGACCAGAAGTATCCCCACGTAGGGAATCATCATATGCGGCAACTAGGGGCCATATGCATGAAGTACATCCCATTAAGTTACAGCCTCAAATGGGTGACAGCAGTGGATATTCACCTCACTTTGCTGCTGATAATTCAGAGGATGGAGTACTAGATAAACCAGCAACTAGCCCTCATGTTAGGTGTCGGGTGGACATCAAACCTGATGACGCAGCATTACATCATTCAGGACCGAAACAGTGTAAATCTCAAGTGGACATACAATGGCAGAGGCACCACAGTGGGGCAAGTAGGAGTCTCACTGTACCACGCCATTTCTCCTACTCTAGAACACCAACCCCCACTGACTCATTAGGTACAGAGAGTAGGCAAATGTATCCTTATTCCCGCAGCTTGCCAAATAGTTACTTACAACCCATGGAAACTCACTCACAAAGAATGCCCTCATCAAGTGATTACTATGGAAGGGAAAGAAGAGCTCATTCCAGTCCTAATGTGCCAACCAAGTTCTTTTATGCAGACAACCCAGGAAGATATGTTACTACTGTTCCTCCTCAACCAAGTTCTTACTTTCAGGACGAACGTTACACACCAGGACAAACATATACTCCAAAAGTGCAATATGTGCAAGATCCAAGGACTCGAACTTTGCATGCTGTAGCTACAAGACCATATTATCCTGAAATGGAGTCCTATCCATACTCTGTGAAGACAGGATATCCCAAACCCTATACAGCAAATGAACCAGGGTCGTACATCATACAGACACCTCCAACTAGAATATTTTACGGGGATGATCCAAGGTCTTATCAGGTCCAGACTGCTCCACCGAGGTTTTATTATTCCAGTGACATGTATACAAATCCACCTGAGCACCATATCCCAGCAAGGGCATATTACACAGAGGGCCGAAGACATGCTCGAGTTATCCAGGCTCAAACTGATGATTGGTATGGTTCAGATGCATCTGGTTATTCCACCAATCCTGCCTCTTATGTATCTCAAGTCACTCCAACCAGAGTTCGGCAAGAGCCTGTGTTAGCACCTTGGTATACCAGCCCATGTGGAGAAACTCAAAGAATTGGcacagattctaaatcttactCAAGGTCCTGGGATAATATTCTTAACTATCATGTAGAGAAGGAACAACCTCTTCCTGTGCAGCGGGGTCAGAGCTATGAGGATCTTCTGGACTCCAGGAAGCCTGCAGAAGCCACAGGTGACAAACCTCAGCCAGTGgtagttaatctctccagttcCCCAAGACGCTATGCAGCCTTATCAATGTCAGATAACTCACTCGTTGACAAAAGCCCAACAGAGATTTCAAAGGGCAGTACCAGTAAACTCTGGTTTGTCACTCCAGAAATAACAATCACTGATAATGACATTCGAACCGGGAACCTTAATAAGGCTGAAGGTAGGTCCACTAGATGGGACATTCTTGACTCCAGAAGCACCAAGGGTCAAGAACTGTCTCCCTGTGACTTTGAAAGCTCAACCAAAGAGAAGACACATGACAATGCCTCACTACAGCAAAGCCTAGAACAACTTGATGAACTTCTGGCAGATCTTGTGACAGATTACAAGCCACCGAGTAGAAGGGCAAGCGAAGACATTTTGGATCAACTTAAAAAGTTAATTGATGAGGAAGAAGCAGTATCTCTGTCCAGAAAAAGTTCAAGGGCAGGTACAGAGGAACCAGCTCCTCTTGACAAGCAGCCAACCTCAATAAAAATACATCCTGATCCTTTTCAAGAGATGGATGGGGCCAGTGATGCAATGAAGAGTGCAGATGAGTGCTCCCCAGATCAGAGCCCAGATGAGGATGATACAATGATGTGCTCAAACAACAGATGTCGGAGGACAGAAACCCTCTTCAATGCTTGCTTATATTTTAAATCCTGCCACAGCTGCTATACCTACTACTGCTCTCGAAACTGTCGCAGAGAGGACTGGGATATTCATAAAGAGAGCTGCTTGTATGGAAGAATTGGAAGCACATGCCGTCACATCATCAAACACTGCCGTGAAACTGTTGAAGTCCACAAAGCCTTCTCCCGGATTGCCAAAGTTGGTTACCTTTCTCGAGGTAGAGGGGTTCTCTTCCTTGGTTTTCCAAACCCGGCATCATCTAGTAATTTCCTGCAGTATGGCCTTGATAGTCTACTTATGTCTCCTACATATCTATCCCTTCGAGAGCTTGATAGCTTCAAGGACAACCTAGGGGAGTACTGTAAGGAGCTTCAGCAAGCTGGTAAAGAGTATGACCCAAATGAATGCTTCATCCTGAATGTATCAATCGCTGTTGGTGACATATTGGCTGATGGGCCATCACCAAGGAACCAAGCTCCGACTGTCAGAAAATATGCAAAGGTTGCTCTGGCTTCTTTTAGCCCTGAGCGAACAGTTAACAAGAAAGAAAGTGACATGGAAACACTCATACTGACTCCACCCCCAGGAACAGCAGATATCGACAAAGACGGAGAGGAAGGCAGAAAGGCCAGGGAAATCTGTTTTATCAATATACAGCGAGAGTTAAGAATTCGAGGGGTTTTCTTACGCCATGAATACCCACAGGtatatcaacagctctgtgagtTTGTGGAACGTAACAGAAGGTTCACACCCACTACTATTTATCCCATTGACAAAAGGACTGGTAAACAGTTTTTGTGCATGATTATGGCTGGCTCTGAACCAAGGACATTAGACTGGGTAGGGGCCCCGCATCTCCTTGATGACATTATTTAA